From the genome of Pseudoliparis swirei isolate HS2019 ecotype Mariana Trench chromosome 10, NWPU_hadal_v1, whole genome shotgun sequence, one region includes:
- the LOC130200779 gene encoding uncharacterized protein LOC130200779 — MGNLALFTSLFRSDVTTSEPADGASFISRRISNGITYYCAPSSGTGERTSRAAKDSQTSTALCPTSPPSAQPSSSPLLSDAPSHPPASSQSQSDSSCTSRPLLIFFSWLGARPVAVGKYRDLYLDRGMDVLLVQSKVTHFLWPRWGLDYGLEVLEVLEQPQFSGRPLLVHASSIGGFTFTQTLAHIARGGKRHAEVAQRVTGHIYDSLVVGTREHMAIGLGKTLFPRLESLVKHAAMFYFWLFKTHTADLYDDSIQLFHNSPITAPALFFFSENDALCNTADLETLIDHWRERGVAVESRKWKESKHAAHMRCHPDDYISTLDKFLNSLALLSLKC; from the exons ATGGGGAACCTGGCGCTCTTCACCAG TCTCTTCCGGAGTGACGTAACCACGTCTGAACCGGCGGACGGAGCGAGCTTCATCTCCAGGAGGATCAGCAATGGCATAACTTATTACTGCGCTCCGTCCTCGGGGACGGGGGAACGGACATCACGCGCCGCCAAAGACTCTCAAACCTCCACTGCACTTtgccccacctcccccccctccgcacagccttcctcctctcccctgctCTCAGATGCACCATCACACCCCCCAGCCTCCTCCCAAAGCCAATCAGACTCTTCATGCACTTCGCGCCCTCTTCTTATTTTCTTCTCCTGGCTCGGTGCCCGGCCAGTGGCGGTGGGCAAGTACAGGGACCTCTACCTGGACCGCGGCATGGACGTCCTCCTGGTCCAGAGCAAGGTGACGCACTTCCTGTGGCCCCGATGGGGGTTAGACTACGGGCTGGAGGTGTTGGAGGTCCTGGAGCAGCCTCAGTTCTCAGGGAGGCCGTTGCTGGTCCACGCCTCCTCCATCGGGGGCTTCACTTTCACCCAGACACTCGCCCACATTGCTCGAGGAGGGAAACGACATGCAGAAGTGGCCCAGAGGGTGACGGGGCACATCTACGACAGCTTGGTGGTCGGCACTCGGGAGCACATGGCGATAG GCCTTGGCAAGACTCTGTTTCCACGGTTGGAGAGCTTGGTGAAACACGCCGCGATGTTTTACTTCTGGCTCTTCAAAACACACACGGCCGACCTCTACGACGACAGCATCCAGCTTTTCCACAACAGCCCCATTACGGCGCcggccctcttcttcttcagtgaAAACGACGCCCTGTGCAACACGGCCGACTTGGAGACCTTGATTGACCACTGGAGGGAGAGGGGCGTGGCCGtggagagcaggaagtggaaggAGTCGAAACACGCCGCCCACATGCGATGCCACCCGGACGACTACATCTCCACGCTGGACAAATTCTTGAACTCCCTTGCCCTTCTCTCCCTCAAATGTTAA